A stretch of the Geovibrio thiophilus genome encodes the following:
- the hemL gene encoding glutamate-1-semialdehyde 2,1-aminomutase, with the protein MNYFQESCKYMPGGVNSPVRAFGSVGGEPVFVDRAKGSKIYDVNGKEYIDYVCSWGPMILGHTDEDVLKAIKDAAEKGASFGAPTVNELNMAKLITEMVPSVEMVRLVSSGTEALMSAIRLARAYTKRDTIVKFEGCYHGHSDSLLVKAGSGLLTFNQPSSPGVPEDFAKHTLIAQYNDIDSVKALFKENKDKIACVLVEPAAGNMGLVLPERGFLESLKNLCAEEGALLLFDEVITGFRMSSGGAQKYYGIQPDLTTMGKIIGGGLPVGAYGARKEIMDLISPVGAVYQAGTLSGNPLATAAGLATLKKLNQPGFYEALKAKSDILWDGFKGNCEKLGLKYAFNSVESLGCMFFTEGEVKSFAQAIKSDTKKYASFFHAMLKRGVNLAPAQFECMFVSAAHTEEDLAKTIAAHYDSLKEIG; encoded by the coding sequence GCAAATATATGCCCGGCGGCGTCAACAGCCCGGTGAGAGCATTCGGCTCTGTCGGCGGCGAACCCGTTTTCGTAGACAGGGCTAAGGGTTCCAAAATATACGATGTTAACGGAAAGGAATACATAGATTACGTATGCTCATGGGGTCCGATGATCCTCGGGCACACTGACGAAGATGTGCTCAAAGCAATCAAGGACGCGGCGGAAAAAGGCGCAAGCTTCGGCGCTCCCACCGTTAATGAACTGAATATGGCGAAGCTCATCACGGAGATGGTTCCCTCAGTGGAAATGGTGCGCCTCGTGAGCTCCGGCACGGAAGCTCTTATGAGCGCCATCCGCCTCGCCAGAGCATACACAAAGAGAGACACCATTGTTAAGTTTGAAGGCTGCTACCATGGACACTCAGACAGCCTGCTCGTTAAAGCGGGGAGCGGTCTGCTCACCTTCAACCAGCCCTCAAGTCCCGGCGTGCCCGAAGATTTCGCGAAGCACACCCTCATAGCCCAGTACAATGACATTGACAGCGTTAAGGCGCTTTTCAAAGAGAACAAAGATAAAATAGCCTGCGTACTCGTTGAACCCGCAGCGGGGAACATGGGTCTGGTACTCCCTGAGAGGGGCTTCCTCGAAAGCCTTAAAAACCTCTGCGCGGAGGAAGGCGCACTCCTTCTTTTTGACGAAGTCATCACAGGCTTCCGCATGAGCTCGGGCGGCGCGCAGAAATACTACGGCATCCAGCCGGACCTCACCACCATGGGCAAAATCATCGGCGGCGGGCTCCCTGTGGGGGCATACGGCGCAAGAAAGGAGATCATGGATCTCATTTCCCCCGTGGGCGCTGTTTATCAGGCGGGGACACTTTCGGGGAACCCTCTTGCCACCGCGGCAGGGCTCGCGACGCTGAAAAAGCTCAACCAGCCCGGTTTCTATGAAGCTCTGAAAGCAAAATCCGATATTCTCTGGGACGGTTTTAAGGGTAACTGCGAAAAGCTCGGACTCAAATACGCGTTTAACAGTGTTGAATCCCTCGGCTGCATGTTCTTCACCGAAGGCGAAGTAAAGTCCTTCGCTCAGGCAATTAAATCAGACACCAAGAAATACGCCTCCTTCTTCCACGCTATGCTGAAAAGAGGCGTGAACCTTGCTCCGGCGCAGTTTGAGTGCATGTTTGTCTCAGCGGCTCACACGGAAGAGGATCTGGCTAAGACAATCGCTGCTCATTATGACAGTTTAAAAGAGATCGGATAG